Proteins co-encoded in one Neodiprion lecontei isolate iyNeoLeco1 chromosome 3, iyNeoLeco1.1, whole genome shotgun sequence genomic window:
- the LOC107226524 gene encoding dual specificity protein phosphatase CDC14A-like codes for MTPTHGFNDVASSTSKMGEYIKNKLYFATLAAGRREARSTSDIHFFSTDNELVYNNFYNDFGPLNLACLYKYCCTVNEKLTSPANWKKQIVHYTSQNQQKRANAAFLIACYAILYLKKSPKEAYKPLIAANGHPLRPFQDASMGVSIYNIKLLDCLNAIHKATAFGFFNFDDFDLAEYEKYEQMRNGDLNWMVPQKFLAFVGPSTELGSVYHPPERYLEYFQKNNVIAVVRLNKKSYEASRFTRAGITHYDMFMPDGSVPPKRVLDYFLRLAETTVGPIAVHCKAGLGRTGSLIAAYLVKHYRMSAKEAIAWMRICRPGSVIGHQQAWLEDMESMLWREGQQYRLKYHGDGDMILHHKRGIYSMAKKVEKQLDRAHGTNRFDATHFNKLLVENNSGNTTDLELPVIAEQRRHNVALTRTSKPGLASILDEVN; via the exons ATGACACCCACCCACGGATTCAACGACGTGGCGAGTTCGACATCGAAGATGGGGG AGTACATAAAAAACAAGCTCTACTTCGCAACCTTGGCGGCAGGTCGAAGAGAGGCAAGGAGTACATCGGATATTCACTTCTTCAGTACCGACAATGAGCTGGTATATAACAACTTTTATAACGACTTTGGTCCCTTGAATTTGGCCTGCTTGTACAA ATACTGTTGCACGGTTAATGAGAAATTGACAAGTCCCGCCAACTGGAAAAAGCAGATTGTCCACTACACATCGCAGAATCAACAGAAAAGAGCAAATGCTGCATTCTTGATAGCTTGTTACGCCATTCTCTACTTGAAGAAGTCACCCAAAGAGGCTTACAAACCTCTGATTGCAGCCAACGGACACCCGCTGAGACCTTTTCAAGATGCTTCGATGGGAGTCTCCATTTATAACATTAAACTGCTAG ACTGTCTAAATGCCATCCACAAAGCGACAGCGTTCGGTTTCTTTAATTTCGATGACTTTGATCTTGCCGAATATGAGAAATACGAGCAGATGCGGAACGGCGATCTGAATTGGATGGTTCCGCAAAAGTTCTTGGCATTTGTTGGCCCCAGTACGGAGCTTGGATCGGTGTATCATCCTCCCGAGCGATATCTTGAGTACTTCCAGAAAAATAACGTCATAGCTGTTGTTAGACTGAACAAGAAATCTTACGAGGCATCCAG GTTCACCAGAGCAGGAATCACACATTACGACATGTTCATGCCTGACGGTAGCGTGCCCCCCAAAAGAGTACTGGACTACTTTTTGCGATTGGCTGAGACGACCGTTGGACCAATCGCTGTGCATTGTAAA GCGGGCTTAGGTAGAACAGGATCGCTGATCGCAGCCTACTTAGTCAAACATTATAGAATGTCAGCGAAAGAAGCCATCGCCTGGATGAGAATATGTCGTCCTGGTTCCGTTATCGGACATCAGCAAGCATGGCTGGAGGATATGGAAAGCATGCTTTGGCGGGAAGGACAACAGTATAG GTTGAAATACCACGGTGACGGAGACATGATATTACATCACAAGAGAGGAATTTACTCAATGGCTAAAAAAGTGGAGAAGCAGCTTGACCGGGCTCATGGTACTAACCGTTTTGACGCCACGCATTTCAACAAACTTTTAG TGGAAAACAACTCAGGCAACACAACAGACCTGGAACTACCAGTCATAGCGGAACAGCGAAGACACAACGTAGCTTTGACCAGAACGAGTAAACCAGGCTTAGCTAGTATTCTAG ATGAGGTCAATTAA
- the LOC107226550 gene encoding LDLR chaperone boca, whose translation MSKMKNIFKFFLLVLLICIPNANCSKPEEKPSWAKKDIRDYTDADMERLLDQWEEGDDPLEPDELPEHLRPSPKIDLAKLDMTNADNVIRATKKGKGLMMFVGLKKEYSRDETESITQRWQTGLHNNHIIAERYIIDDNRAIFMFRDGAQVIDAKGFLLEQPELTEITFEGQTFNGKYNKENMAEETAGESKVKTKKKISKPTTETKRETANNKDEL comes from the exons atgtcaaaaatgaaaaatatttttaagtttttcTTACTAGTGTTACTTATTTGCATACCGAATGCAAATTGTTCAAAGCCTGAGGAAAAACCTAGTTGGGCTAAAAAGGACATTCGTGATTATACGGATGCAGATATGGAGAGGTTATTGGACCAGTGGGAG GAAGGTGATGACCCTTTAGAGCCAGATGAACTTCCAGAACACCTTCGCCCGAGCCCAAAAATTGACTTGGCAAAG CTTGATATGACGAATGCAGATAATGTCATTAGAGCAACTAAAAAAGGCAAAGGTTTAATGATGTTCGTgggattgaaaaaagaatattctCGTGATGAAACTGAATCTATAACGCAACGATGGCAGACTGGCCTTCATAATAATCATATTATTGCAGAAAG ATACATAATTGACGACAATAGAGCAATTTTCATGTTTCGCGACGGTGCCCAGGTCATTGATGCAAAAGGATTTCTCTTGGAGCAACCAGAATTGACAGAAATAACATTTGAGGGTCAAACTTTTAatggaaaatataataaagaG AATATGGCCGAAGAAACAGCAGGTGAATCAAAGGTAAaaaccaagaaaaaaatttcgaaacctACTACAGAAACAAAACGTGAAACAGCAAACAATAAAGATGAACTATGA
- the LOC107226667 gene encoding mitotic-spindle organizing protein 1-like: MYISFTFLTTLNRACKQESRTSMPEPVNHQVNAARKTFQTLHQISKLLNTNLDPSTLSICVRLCENGVNPQALATVVKELQREVKVLNSTQSGSAPSKASLNK; this comes from the exons ATGtatatttcatttacatttttaacAACGCTAAATAGAGCTTG TAAACAAGAAAGTCGAACCAGCATGCCGGAACCTGTGAATCATCAGGTGAATGCAGCTCGCAAGACATTCCAGACACTTCATCAAATATCCAAACTATTGAACACGAACCTTGACCCATCTACGCTCAGCATTTGCGTGAGACTCTGTGAGAATGGCGTCAACCCACAGGCACTGGCAACTGTGGTGAAAGAATTACAGAGGGAAGTTAAAGTCTTGAATAGTACACAGTCTGGTTCTGCTCCCAGCAAAGCAAGTTTAAATAAGTAG
- the LOC107226653 gene encoding V-type proton ATPase subunit F 1 isoform X1: MAKVKEAMHRLQENTGAGLDRKGKLLAVIGDEDTCVGFLLGGVGEINKNRQPNFMVVDKNTAVGEIEDTFKRFIKRDDIDIILINQNVAEMIRHVIDSHTQPVPSVLEIPSKDHPYDASKDSILRRARGMFNPEDIH, encoded by the exons ATGGCGAAAGTGAAGGAAGCAATGCATCGGTTACAGGAAAACACGGGTGCAGGACTAGACA GAAAAGGCAAGCTCCTCGCCGTAATTGGAGATGAG GACACTTGCGTTGGATTTCTTTTGGGAGGTGTTGGAGAGATCAACAAAAATCGCCAGCCCAACTTTATGGTCGTTGACAAGA ACACGGCTGTTGGAGAAATTGAGGATACGTTCAAGCGCTTCATCAAACGGGACGACATCGATATCATTCTTATCAACCAAAAT gtGGCTGAGATGATCCGACATGTGATTGACAGCCATACACAACCCGTGCCATCAGTTTTAGAGATCCCTAGTAAGGATCACCCATATGATGCAAGCAAAGATTCAATTCTGCGACGTGCCAGA GGTATGTTCAACCCGGAGGATATCCATTAA
- the LOC107226653 gene encoding V-type proton ATPase subunit F 1 isoform X2, which translates to MSLHSAGKGKLLAVIGDEDTCVGFLLGGVGEINKNRQPNFMVVDKNTAVGEIEDTFKRFIKRDDIDIILINQNVAEMIRHVIDSHTQPVPSVLEIPSKDHPYDASKDSILRRARGMFNPEDIH; encoded by the exons ATGTCTCTTCATTCCGCAGGAAAAGGCAAGCTCCTCGCCGTAATTGGAGATGAG GACACTTGCGTTGGATTTCTTTTGGGAGGTGTTGGAGAGATCAACAAAAATCGCCAGCCCAACTTTATGGTCGTTGACAAGA ACACGGCTGTTGGAGAAATTGAGGATACGTTCAAGCGCTTCATCAAACGGGACGACATCGATATCATTCTTATCAACCAAAAT gtGGCTGAGATGATCCGACATGTGATTGACAGCCATACACAACCCGTGCCATCAGTTTTAGAGATCCCTAGTAAGGATCACCCATATGATGCAAGCAAAGATTCAATTCTGCGACGTGCCAGA GGTATGTTCAACCCGGAGGATATCCATTAA
- the LOC107226694 gene encoding Y+L amino acid transporter 2, whose product MVKQVTLESPSEMQLMSPTEDGKALPGSQEFEPSKIQMKKQLGLLEGVAIILGIIFGSGIFVSPKGVIKEVGSVGLSLIIWVFCGLLSMVGALCYAELGTSIPVSGGDYAYIHEAFGPLPSFLYLWAANLIFVPTTNAIMSLTFAQYVLQPFFPNCEIPDDGMRLIAAVTICLLTFINCYDVKETSMMQNVFMFAKVAALVIIIITGMTWLGLGHTENFTTPFEETNTDPGKIAVAFCSGIFSYSGWNYLNFMTEELKNPYVNLPRAIYISLPLVTFIYVLANVAYLAVLTPDMMIASYAIAVTFGDQVLGVMSWTIPVMVAISAFGGLSVHIMTSSRMCFVGARNGQFPAMLSYINVSKLTPTPALVFLCILSLCMLCTSDVFVLITYCSIVETFFITLSIAGILWLRYKRPNMERPIKVSLWVPITFVMICIFLIVVSCYQAPFEVGIGTLITLSGIPAYYVGIVWKNKPKSFQRQYNRITCTIQKLFVAAREERDQ is encoded by the exons ATGGTGAAACAGGTAACACTTGAGTCACCTAGTGAAATGCAACTAATGTCACCCACCGAAGATGGAAAGGCTCTTCCTGGTAGCCAAGAATTTGAGCCTAGTAAAATACAGATGAAAAAACAGCTTGGCTTGCTGGAAGGAGTTGCTATAATTTTAGGAATCATATTTGGATCAG gaatttttgtttcaccgAAGGGCGTAATCAAAGAAGTAGGTAGTGTTGGATTATCTCTCATCATATGGGTCTTCTGTGGTTTGCTCTCTATGGTTGGAGCGTTGTGCTATGCGGAATTGGGTACAAGCATACCTGTTAGCGGTGGTGATTATGCTTATATTCACGAAGCCTTTGGACCATTACCATCTTTCTTGTATTTGTGGGCAGCAAATTTGATATTCGT TCCTACAACAAACGCTATTATGAGTCTCACTTTTGCTCAGTATGTTCTCCAACCATTTTTTCCGAATTGTGAAATCCCTGATGATGGTATGAGACTCATAGCTGCTGTCACTATAT GCTTGCTGACTTTTATCAATTGCTACGATGTTAAAGAGACATCAATGATGCAGAATGTGTTCATGTTTGCTAAGGTCGCTGCATtagttataattattatcactgGAATGACCTGGTTAGGACTTG GGCatacagaaaatttcacaacacCATTCGAAGAAACTAATACTGATCCAGGAAAAATTGCAGTTGCATTTTGCTCTGGTATATTTTCTTATTCTGGCTGgaactatctgaattttatgaCAGAAGAACTCAAAAATCCATATGT AAATTTACCTCGTGCTATCTACATATCGCTGCCATTGGTGACTTTCATCTATGTTCTCGCCAATGTGGCTTATTTAGCAGTGTTAACACCAGATATGATGATCGCCTCTTATGCTATTGCTGTG ACGTTTGGGGATCAAGTACTGGGAGTCATGTCGTGGACGATACCTGTGATGGTAGCAATTTCAGCTTTTGGCGGCTTGAGCGTCCATATCATGACTTCTTCACGGATGTGCTTCGTAGGTGCTCGGAATGGGCAATTTCCAGCTATGTTGAGCTACATTAATGTGTCTAAGCTGACTCCTACCCCTGCCTTGGTGTTTTTG tgtATTTTGTCACTATGTATGCTTTGCACCAGTGATGTATTTGTGCTAATTACTTACTGTAGTATCGTGGAGACATTCTTCATTACATTATCTATTGCTGGTATTTTATGGCTGAGATATAAGAGACCGAACATGGAGAGGCCCATCAAG GTTTCATTGTGGGTACCTATTACGTTTGTGATGATATGTATTTTCCTCATTGTGGTATCTTGCTATCAGGCACCATTTGAAGTAGGTATAGGCACTCTAATTACCCTGTCTGGAATCCCTGCTTATTACGTCGGAATTGTGTGGAAGAATAAACCAAAGTCATTTCAACGTCAGTACA ATCGCATCACCTGCACAATACAAAAACTGTTTGTAGCTGCGAGGGAAGAAAGAGATCAGTAA